A region of Vibrio chagasii DNA encodes the following proteins:
- the dmsB gene encoding dimethylsulfoxide reductase subunit B — protein MKQYGFYIDSSKCTGCKTCQLACKDYNDLDIKTNYRRVYEYAGGGFTQDGDTWVQKDVFSYYLSIACNHCTNPACVKVCPSGAMHKRDEDGLVVVDESVCIGCQHCSNACPYGAPQYNAKKGHMTKCDGCYQRVSEGKQPICVESCPLRALEFGEINTLREKYGSGADVAPLPSSTETLPNIVIKLNKNAKPTGDTSGHLANPKEV, from the coding sequence ATGAAACAATACGGCTTTTACATTGATTCAAGTAAATGCACGGGTTGTAAAACCTGTCAGCTTGCTTGTAAAGATTATAACGATCTCGACATCAAAACGAACTACCGTCGCGTCTATGAGTACGCGGGCGGTGGCTTCACTCAAGATGGCGATACCTGGGTTCAGAAAGATGTCTTTTCTTACTACCTGTCTATCGCTTGTAACCACTGTACTAACCCTGCGTGTGTGAAAGTGTGTCCTTCAGGCGCAATGCATAAACGCGATGAAGACGGTTTGGTTGTGGTTGATGAAAGTGTGTGTATCGGTTGTCAGCACTGTAGCAATGCGTGCCCTTACGGCGCACCACAATACAATGCTAAGAAAGGTCACATGACCAAATGCGATGGCTGCTACCAACGTGTCTCTGAAGGCAAACAACCTATCTGTGTTGAGTCTTGCCCACTTCGTGCATTGGAGTTTGGCGAAATCAATACACTTCGCGAGAAGTACGGTTCTGGTGCTGATGTTGCGCCGCTTCCATCTTCTACCGAAACCTTGCCAAACATCGTGATTAAGCTGAACAAAAACGCGAAGCCGACTGGCGATACCAGTGGTCACCTAGCAAACCCTAAGGAGGTGTAA
- a CDS encoding molecular chaperone yields the protein MIIDTHKLLGSIFYQAKSKEQLIDIVQALVENQVLSEDCLLALQNEQEDDLTAEFSRLFEGVGEMPAPPWGSVYLDKDRVVFGESTVAYRQFLELNQIELDTGLREPEDQFGLMLFAHAYLLENNNINSARELLESHLLTWSFVYLELLNKKSELSFYKKLSVSVIDWLNYLTSEYKLSVSNKKLYID from the coding sequence ATGATTATCGATACGCATAAATTACTTGGTTCAATATTCTATCAAGCAAAAAGTAAAGAGCAGTTAATAGATATTGTTCAGGCTCTCGTTGAAAACCAAGTATTATCAGAAGATTGTTTATTAGCCCTTCAAAATGAACAGGAAGATGACTTAACAGCAGAGTTTAGCCGCCTTTTTGAAGGGGTTGGAGAGATGCCAGCACCACCTTGGGGCTCGGTTTACCTCGATAAAGACCGCGTTGTGTTTGGCGAATCAACGGTCGCGTATCGACAGTTTTTAGAATTAAACCAAATAGAATTAGATACCGGTTTAAGAGAGCCCGAAGATCAGTTTGGTTTAATGTTATTCGCTCACGCCTATTTGTTAGAAAATAATAATATAAATTCAGCTCGTGAATTGCTTGAATCTCATTTATTAACTTGGTCTTTTGTATATCTAGAACTTCTAAATAAAAAGTCAGAACTATCTTTTTATAAGAAATTATCAGTTAGTGTAATTGATTGGCTTAATTACCTAACATCTGAATATAAATTAAGCGTTTCTAATAAAAAGTTATATATTGATTAA
- a CDS encoding dimethyl sulfoxide reductase anchor subunit encodes MIFHEWSLIFFTVLAQTAVGGYLLIGARALVLSHDEEKLNSYKIPMFILWALMGLGFMFSTTHLGSPLRAFNAFNQLGSAWLSNEVFFGAAFFAVGGLQWLLSVVKKGGLAIQKALMVGAMVLGVIFMYAMINVYMINTVPTWDNIYTPLSFIMTMVVGGLLLSQFVIVFANDSRFTVDRNITMLAVIAVAISLLVTVGKLNLIGDIQTSVAKASELVDGLGSYVILQVALLMASLLIWILPMLNKAKVNPVNLGLALVLFLASELIGRGLFYSLHMTSGL; translated from the coding sequence ATGATTTTTCATGAGTGGTCTTTGATCTTCTTTACGGTATTAGCTCAAACGGCTGTCGGTGGCTACCTGCTTATTGGCGCACGTGCACTGGTACTTAGTCATGACGAAGAGAAACTAAACAGCTACAAGATTCCAATGTTCATTCTATGGGCATTAATGGGTCTTGGTTTTATGTTCTCGACAACACACCTGGGCTCTCCACTGCGCGCGTTTAATGCCTTTAACCAGCTAGGTTCGGCTTGGTTGTCTAACGAAGTGTTCTTCGGTGCGGCATTCTTCGCCGTTGGCGGCCTGCAATGGCTACTGTCTGTGGTTAAGAAAGGTGGCCTTGCTATCCAAAAAGCACTGATGGTTGGCGCTATGGTGCTGGGTGTTATCTTTATGTACGCGATGATCAACGTATACATGATCAACACAGTACCTACGTGGGACAACATCTACACACCACTGAGCTTCATCATGACCATGGTTGTGGGTGGCTTGCTGCTATCTCAGTTCGTGATTGTATTTGCAAACGACAGTCGCTTTACGGTTGACCGTAACATCACGATGCTGGCTGTAATTGCTGTTGCGATCAGCTTGCTTGTGACTGTCGGAAAACTGAACTTAATCGGTGACATCCAAACTTCTGTAGCAAAAGCTTCAGAGTTGGTTGATGGTCTAGGCAGCTATGTGATTCTTCAAGTTGCATTGCTAATGGCAAGCTTACTGATTTGGATTCTACCTATGCTCAACAAAGCAAAAGTGAATCCAGTAAATCTAGGACTAGCATTGGTGCTGTTCTTAGCGTCAGAGTTAATCGGCCGTGGCTTGTTCTACAGCCTACATATGACAAGCGGTTTGTAA
- a CDS encoding dimethyl sulfoxide reductase subunit A, giving the protein MTNKKESGVMNLTRRGFMKASSAVGSAAALAGGIALPFKSKPVAAAVAENVDEKIVWSACTVNCGSRCPLRMHVQNGEIKYVETDNTGTDEYGHHQVRACLRGRSMRRRVYNPDRLKYPMKRVGKRGEGKFKRISWEEAFDEVASTMQRLIKDYGNDTIYLNYGTGTLGGTVTKSWPPAQTLIARLMNLSGGYLNHYGDYSTAQIAKGLSYTYGGWANNNSFSDLENTKLNIQFGNNPAETRMSGGGLIHHYVESKNKSNARTIIIDPRYTDTAGGREDQWIPIRPSTDAALVAGLAHVMITEDLVDQPFLDKYCVGYDEKTLPASAPKNSDYKSYILGLGEDGVEKTPEWASKITGIPVDTIVKLAREMGTAKPCAIHQGWGLQRTANGELACRAIAMLSLLTGSVGVSGGSTGARESDINIPFVRFPTVPNPIETSISMFMWTDAIHRHHEMTDITDGVRGAERLKNPIKMIWNYAGNCIINQHSDINKTHAILQDEDACEMIVVIDNHMTSSAKYADIILPDLTTSEQDDWCMDGKASNMPYFIYAQKAIEPQFEAKSIYEMCTELAKRMGVEKEFTEGRTQEQWIEHLYAETRKNDPTLPTFEEMKELGIYKRSYDHHYIAYEDFRKDPEANPLTTPSGKIEIYSEQLAEIAKTWKLKEDEVIHPLPIYADSFEGHNDPLVEKYPLQLTGFHYKARTHSTYGNVAEIKAAAPQELWINPIDAKERGIENGDMVSIFNDRGEVHIPAKVTPRILPRVVALGEGAWYAPDGQKIDHAGSINVLTTQRPSPLAKGNPQHTNLVQIKALKKA; this is encoded by the coding sequence ATGACGAATAAGAAAGAATCTGGGGTAATGAATCTTACTCGAAGAGGCTTCATGAAAGCTTCTTCTGCGGTAGGTAGTGCAGCCGCACTTGCGGGCGGTATTGCTTTGCCTTTCAAATCCAAACCAGTAGCTGCTGCAGTTGCTGAGAATGTGGATGAGAAAATCGTATGGAGTGCATGTACAGTAAACTGTGGCTCACGCTGCCCGTTACGTATGCATGTACAAAACGGTGAAATCAAATACGTAGAAACAGACAACACGGGTACTGACGAATACGGTCATCACCAAGTGCGTGCATGTCTACGTGGTCGCTCTATGCGTCGCCGTGTTTATAACCCAGATCGCCTTAAGTACCCAATGAAACGTGTCGGTAAACGTGGTGAAGGTAAGTTTAAGCGTATTAGCTGGGAAGAAGCTTTTGATGAAGTCGCTAGCACCATGCAACGCCTTATTAAAGACTATGGTAACGACACCATCTATCTAAACTACGGTACAGGTACACTAGGTGGCACGGTCACGAAATCTTGGCCACCAGCACAAACGCTGATTGCTCGCCTTATGAACCTAAGTGGTGGTTACCTAAACCATTACGGTGACTATTCAACCGCGCAAATCGCGAAAGGCTTGAGCTACACCTACGGTGGTTGGGCAAACAACAACTCTTTCTCTGACTTAGAGAACACTAAGCTTAACATCCAATTTGGTAACAACCCTGCTGAGACTCGTATGTCTGGTGGCGGTCTGATCCACCACTACGTAGAAAGCAAAAACAAATCAAACGCTAGAACGATCATCATCGATCCACGTTACACCGATACTGCCGGTGGCCGTGAAGATCAGTGGATCCCAATTCGTCCGTCTACAGATGCTGCATTGGTTGCGGGTCTTGCGCACGTGATGATCACTGAAGACCTGGTCGACCAACCGTTCCTAGACAAATACTGTGTCGGTTACGATGAGAAGACTCTTCCTGCATCAGCGCCTAAAAACAGCGACTACAAATCTTACATCTTAGGTTTAGGTGAAGACGGCGTAGAAAAAACACCTGAATGGGCTTCTAAGATCACGGGTATCCCAGTCGATACTATAGTTAAACTTGCTCGTGAGATGGGTACAGCGAAGCCGTGTGCTATCCACCAAGGTTGGGGGCTGCAACGTACTGCGAACGGTGAGTTAGCTTGTCGCGCAATCGCAATGCTGTCACTACTAACAGGATCTGTGGGTGTATCTGGCGGTTCTACAGGTGCTCGTGAAAGTGACATCAACATTCCGTTTGTACGCTTCCCTACTGTGCCAAACCCAATTGAAACCTCCATCTCAATGTTCATGTGGACAGACGCTATTCACCGTCACCACGAGATGACCGACATCACTGACGGTGTTCGTGGTGCAGAGCGCCTGAAAAACCCAATCAAGATGATCTGGAACTATGCAGGTAACTGCATAATCAACCAACACTCAGACATCAACAAAACCCACGCGATTCTTCAAGACGAAGATGCGTGTGAAATGATTGTTGTGATTGATAACCACATGACCTCTTCAGCGAAATACGCTGACATCATCCTGCCTGACTTAACCACATCAGAGCAAGACGACTGGTGTATGGATGGTAAAGCATCAAACATGCCTTACTTCATCTACGCACAGAAAGCGATTGAACCTCAGTTCGAAGCAAAATCTATCTACGAGATGTGTACTGAGCTTGCTAAACGCATGGGCGTTGAAAAAGAGTTCACTGAAGGTCGTACTCAAGAGCAGTGGATTGAGCACCTTTACGCAGAAACTCGTAAGAACGACCCAACATTGCCAACCTTCGAAGAGATGAAAGAGCTGGGTATCTATAAGCGTAGCTATGACCACCACTACATCGCTTATGAAGATTTCCGTAAAGATCCTGAAGCGAACCCACTAACCACACCAAGTGGCAAGATCGAGATCTACTCAGAGCAACTGGCTGAGATTGCGAAGACTTGGAAGCTAAAAGAAGACGAAGTGATTCACCCACTTCCAATTTACGCGGACTCTTTCGAAGGCCATAACGATCCACTAGTAGAGAAGTACCCGCTACAACTAACGGGCTTCCACTACAAGGCTCGTACCCACTCCACTTACGGTAACGTTGCAGAGATCAAAGCTGCTGCACCACAAGAGTTGTGGATCAACCCAATCGATGCAAAAGAGCGCGGTATTGAAAACGGCGACATGGTCAGCATTTTTAACGACCGTGGTGAAGTTCATATTCCAGCGAAAGTGACACCAAGGATTCTTCCTCGAGTTGTCGCGCTAGGTGAAGGTGCATGGTACGCACCCGATGGTCAGAAGATCGACCATGCAGGCTCTATCAACGTGCTGACTACTCAGCGCCCGAGCCCACTTGCTAAGGGTAACCCTCAGCACACAAACCTAGTTCAAATTAAAGCGCTAAAGAAAGCATAA
- the yfaE gene encoding class I ribonucleotide reductase maintenance protein YfaE has product MPTIKINKLTSIESNPSNTLLETMEQAGLEPEYNCRDGHCGACRCTLDSGEVEYVGFAMAYTQGNEILPCICKAKSDLSLSNVIHRNKQKRA; this is encoded by the coding sequence ATGCCAACAATCAAAATCAACAAGCTAACTTCAATTGAATCTAACCCTTCAAATACGCTATTGGAAACAATGGAACAGGCAGGGCTAGAGCCAGAATACAACTGCCGTGATGGCCACTGTGGTGCTTGTCGCTGTACATTAGATTCTGGTGAGGTTGAGTACGTTGGTTTTGCTATGGCTTACACACAAGGTAACGAGATTTTGCCTTGTATCTGCAAAGCGAAATCCGATCTGTCGTTGAGTAACGTGATTCATCGAAACAAGCAAAAGCGCGCTTAA
- a CDS encoding DUF3943 domain-containing protein, producing the protein MAKSPLLAKVTAAFSMLMSVNSVASQYDFDQPINLSYSDECAQDYCVNDSLYTYKPSTNYALSESSEEYDFSIQQPKHLLVSEEKDWDYLMGQTYTILGLSVATVGLMTFLPESITKWDDDQRDLSKLGQKWKDNVSEGPVWDRDEHFLNYVMHPYFGGVYYTAARHAGYNEFESFMYSWTMSTFFWEYGVEAFAEVPSWQDLFITPFFGAVVGEIMLETEQDIIASGGEVMGSQTMGDVSLFFLNPVGHIHYWVSDAWGGDAEVNLNTNPWWDNQDAAKFAYDAGAPYDSQFVGMNFKVTF; encoded by the coding sequence GTGGCCAAATCACCGTTACTAGCAAAGGTTACTGCTGCATTTTCAATGCTAATGTCAGTTAACTCGGTTGCAAGCCAATACGACTTCGACCAGCCAATCAACCTTTCTTATTCGGATGAATGTGCTCAAGATTACTGTGTAAATGATAGCTTGTACACCTACAAGCCTAGTACCAATTACGCACTGAGCGAATCTAGCGAAGAGTATGATTTCTCAATCCAACAACCAAAACACCTTTTGGTCAGTGAAGAGAAAGATTGGGATTACCTAATGGGTCAAACTTACACCATTCTTGGCTTAAGTGTGGCGACCGTTGGTTTAATGACCTTCTTACCTGAAAGTATCACTAAATGGGACGACGACCAACGTGACTTAAGTAAGCTAGGTCAAAAGTGGAAAGATAACGTATCTGAAGGCCCAGTGTGGGACCGTGACGAACACTTCCTAAACTATGTAATGCACCCTTACTTTGGTGGTGTTTACTACACAGCTGCACGTCACGCAGGTTACAACGAGTTTGAATCTTTCATGTACTCTTGGACGATGTCGACATTCTTCTGGGAATACGGTGTAGAAGCATTTGCTGAAGTGCCTTCATGGCAAGACCTTTTCATCACACCTTTCTTTGGTGCGGTTGTGGGTGAAATAATGCTAGAAACCGAGCAAGACATAATTGCTTCAGGTGGTGAAGTGATGGGCTCTCAAACCATGGGTGACGTTTCTCTATTCTTCCTAAACCCTGTTGGTCATATCCATTACTGGGTTAGCGATGCATGGGGTGGTGACGCAGAAGTTAACCTGAACACTAACCCTTGGTGGGATAACCAAGATGCCGCGAAATTCGCTTACGATGCTGGCGCGCCATACGATTCTCAGTTTGTTGGTATGAACTTTAAAGTAACCTTCTAA
- a CDS encoding CinA family nicotinamide mononucleotide deamidase-related protein has translation MTKIAMLSTGEEVLHGDIVDTNAAWMSAEFYQHGFALAKRSTVGDQMNALVEELLMLSFNYDVVIVNGGLGPTTDDMSAAAAAAASEQKLVMFPEWLKRMEEMFSGRGMPMPDSNLKQALLPASSEIVDNPVGTACGFKLKINDATFYFTPGVPSEFKRMVSFEIIPDLARTYPQVVASECSRLFTFGLSESGISDVLDQLKLPEGYELGYRSYLPFIEVKLFGPKSDLETRVKLLQMVYKLLESNVVSVDEPMIDHIGHIMADKKKTLSVSEVSTKGALSAWLQSNEQVEDCFGHSWVMAEPKESELEKNDPLAATFALAGATREKCGTELALVTGKLEGNTFSVALSSEAGEWGQVLEFYRQYKREDARTIIKTVAADMLRRHLDNKPMFGDYSSVKRVKDMFIPSAIIK, from the coding sequence ATGACGAAAATCGCAATGTTAAGCACAGGTGAAGAAGTTCTTCACGGAGACATTGTAGACACGAACGCGGCTTGGATGTCAGCTGAGTTTTACCAACATGGTTTTGCTTTGGCTAAACGCTCCACTGTTGGTGACCAAATGAATGCCTTAGTCGAAGAGTTGTTGATGCTGAGCTTTAACTACGATGTGGTTATCGTGAATGGTGGATTAGGCCCGACTACCGATGATATGAGCGCGGCGGCTGCTGCGGCGGCGTCAGAGCAGAAACTAGTCATGTTTCCTGAATGGCTAAAGCGTATGGAAGAGATGTTTTCTGGACGTGGCATGCCGATGCCAGACAGCAACCTAAAGCAAGCTTTGCTGCCAGCGAGCTCAGAAATCGTCGATAACCCTGTTGGTACTGCATGTGGCTTCAAGCTGAAGATTAACGATGCGACTTTCTATTTCACACCGGGCGTACCGAGTGAGTTTAAGCGCATGGTGAGCTTTGAAATCATCCCTGATCTTGCTCGCACTTATCCTCAAGTAGTCGCGTCTGAATGCAGCCGTTTGTTTACCTTTGGTTTATCCGAGTCTGGTATTTCTGATGTGTTAGACCAATTGAAACTGCCTGAAGGTTATGAACTGGGCTATCGCTCTTACCTTCCGTTTATTGAAGTGAAACTGTTTGGGCCTAAGTCGGATTTAGAAACTCGCGTTAAGCTACTGCAAATGGTGTACAAGCTGCTAGAGAGCAACGTTGTCAGTGTTGATGAGCCTATGATCGACCATATCGGTCATATTATGGCGGATAAAAAGAAAACCTTGTCGGTATCGGAAGTATCAACCAAAGGTGCACTTTCGGCTTGGCTACAATCGAATGAACAAGTTGAAGATTGCTTCGGTCACTCTTGGGTAATGGCAGAGCCAAAAGAGAGCGAGCTTGAAAAGAACGACCCACTAGCCGCAACGTTTGCTCTGGCTGGCGCGACAAGAGAAAAGTGCGGCACTGAGTTAGCCTTAGTCACGGGTAAGTTAGAGGGTAATACCTTTAGTGTTGCTTTATCGAGCGAAGCGGGTGAGTGGGGGCAAGTGCTGGAGTTTTACCGCCAATATAAGCGCGAAGATGCACGCACTATCATCAAAACGGTCGCTGCGGACATGCTAAGAAGACATCTAGACAATAAACCTATGTTTGGTGATTACTCGTCAGTAAAACGCGTGAAGGATATGTTTATCCCTTCAGCGATCATCAAGTAA
- a CDS encoding transcriptional regulator, with product MNTTFIVNFIGKASPATIKQLAAVTHENDGKWLISKVNFIEDQVAGVLKVQLPAINESIVKEAFSANPDLIVQFVDSDHAHNVQDTIHHLRLDSNDRAGIVNEVTHVLDRQGINILDMDCQRVFIAGGGGVSSSLFTSKIAVKLPIEVQIDDVVNELETLSEDTRVMVEN from the coding sequence ATGAACACTACATTTATCGTAAACTTTATCGGAAAAGCGTCACCAGCGACGATCAAGCAACTCGCTGCGGTGACTCATGAAAACGACGGCAAGTGGCTCATCAGTAAAGTGAATTTTATTGAAGACCAAGTAGCAGGTGTGCTCAAGGTTCAGCTTCCAGCTATCAATGAATCGATTGTTAAAGAGGCATTCAGTGCTAACCCAGATCTGATTGTTCAATTCGTTGATTCAGACCATGCACATAATGTTCAAGATACCATTCACCATCTGAGACTCGATTCTAACGATCGCGCCGGTATCGTTAATGAAGTCACTCACGTGCTCGATAGACAAGGTATCAATATTCTCGATATGGATTGCCAACGTGTATTTATTGCCGGTGGTGGTGGTGTCAGTTCAAGCCTATTCACTTCTAAGATCGCGGTGAAGCTACCAATTGAAGTGCAAATCGATGACGTGGTCAATGAGCTAGAAACTCTCAGTGAAGATACTCGAGTAATGGTTGAGAACTAG
- the nspC gene encoding carboxynorspermidine decarboxylase gives MQNNELKTPYFMINEDKLIANLEKAKQLKDISGVKLVLALKCFSTWGVFDIIKPYLDGTTSSGPYEVKLGHETFGGETHAYSVGYSEDDVREVADICDKMIFNSQSQLAAYRHIVEGKASLGLRLNPGVSYAGQDLANPARQFSRLGVQADHIKPEVFEDIDGVMFHMNCENKDVDAFIGLLDSISEQFGEHLDKLDWVSMGGGVFFTWPGYDIEKLGLALKAFSEKHGVQMYLEPGEAIITKTTDLVVTVVDIVENVKKTAIVDSATEAHRLDTLIYNEPASVLEASENGSHDYVIGSCSCLAGDQFCEASFDEPLQIGQKLHLLDSAGYTMVKLNWFNGLKMPSIYCERSNGEVQKLNEFGYQDFKRSLSQWSVK, from the coding sequence ATGCAAAACAACGAACTAAAAACGCCTTACTTCATGATCAACGAAGATAAGTTGATCGCGAACTTAGAGAAAGCTAAGCAGCTGAAAGACATTTCAGGTGTGAAGTTAGTACTGGCACTTAAGTGCTTCTCTACATGGGGTGTGTTTGACATCATTAAGCCTTATTTGGACGGCACGACAAGCTCTGGCCCATACGAAGTAAAGCTTGGTCACGAAACGTTTGGCGGTGAGACGCACGCATACAGTGTGGGTTACAGCGAAGATGACGTGAGAGAAGTGGCTGACATCTGCGATAAGATGATCTTCAACTCGCAAAGCCAACTGGCCGCTTACCGTCATATCGTTGAAGGCAAGGCGTCGTTGGGCCTACGTCTAAACCCTGGTGTGAGCTACGCAGGGCAAGATCTAGCAAACCCTGCGCGTCAGTTTTCCCGTTTAGGTGTTCAAGCGGATCATATCAAGCCTGAGGTTTTTGAAGATATTGACGGTGTTATGTTCCACATGAACTGTGAGAATAAAGACGTTGATGCTTTCATTGGTCTGCTTGATTCAATCTCTGAGCAGTTTGGTGAGCACCTAGATAAGTTAGATTGGGTGAGCATGGGCGGTGGCGTATTCTTCACTTGGCCGGGCTACGATATTGAGAAGCTTGGCCTTGCGCTAAAAGCCTTCTCTGAAAAGCACGGCGTGCAAATGTACCTCGAGCCGGGAGAAGCGATCATCACCAAAACAACGGATTTAGTTGTGACTGTGGTTGATATTGTTGAGAACGTGAAGAAAACGGCGATTGTGGATTCTGCAACCGAAGCACATCGACTTGATACGCTTATCTACAATGAACCAGCATCGGTATTAGAAGCGTCTGAAAACGGCAGTCATGATTATGTGATTGGTTCATGTTCATGTTTGGCGGGTGATCAGTTCTGCGAGGCGAGCTTTGATGAGCCACTACAGATTGGTCAAAAACTTCACTTGTTGGACAGCGCAGGTTACACCATGGTGAAGCTAAACTGGTTCAACGGCCTGAAGATGCCATCAATCTACTGTGAGCGCAGCAATGGCGAAGTACAAAAGCTGAATGAGTTTGGCTATCAAGACTTTAAACGCTCATTGTCACAGTGGTCAGTGAAGTAA
- a CDS encoding saccharopine dehydrogenase family protein — protein sequence MAILQIGAGGVGWVVAHKAAQNNEVLGDITIASRTIAKCEKIIESIKGKNNLKDSTKKLEARAVNADDVDALVALINEVKPDLVINAGPPWVNMAIMEACYQAKVSYLDTSVAVDLCSEGQQVPEAYDWQWGYREKFAEAGITGILGAGFDPGVVSVFAAHAVKHLFDEIDTIDVMDVNAGDHGKKFATNFDPETNMLEIQGDSFYWENEEWKQVPCHSRMLEFDFPNCGTHKVYSMAHDEVRSMKEFIPAKRIEFWMGFGDKYLNYFNCMRDIGLLSPDPLTLHDGTVVQPLHVLKALLPDPTSLAPGYTGLTCIGTWVQGKKDGKERSVFIYNNADHEVAYADVEHQAISYTTGVPAITAALQFFRGEWADKGVFNMEQLNPDPFLATMPEIGLDWHVQELEPRQGLPLIHTLK from the coding sequence ATGGCTATTCTACAAATTGGTGCAGGCGGCGTTGGTTGGGTTGTTGCACATAAAGCAGCACAAAATAACGAAGTACTGGGTGATATCACAATCGCTTCTCGTACCATCGCGAAGTGTGAAAAAATCATCGAATCAATCAAAGGTAAGAACAACCTTAAAGATTCAACTAAGAAACTAGAAGCTCGCGCAGTAAACGCTGACGATGTTGATGCACTTGTTGCTCTGATTAATGAAGTGAAACCAGATCTAGTCATCAACGCTGGTCCTCCTTGGGTAAACATGGCAATCATGGAAGCGTGTTATCAAGCAAAAGTGTCTTACTTAGATACATCGGTAGCGGTTGACCTATGTTCTGAAGGCCAGCAAGTACCAGAAGCTTACGATTGGCAGTGGGGTTACCGTGAGAAGTTCGCTGAAGCTGGCATCACAGGTATTCTTGGTGCAGGTTTCGATCCAGGTGTGGTTTCAGTGTTTGCAGCGCACGCGGTAAAGCACCTATTCGATGAGATCGACACGATCGACGTAATGGATGTAAACGCAGGTGACCACGGTAAGAAGTTTGCGACAAACTTTGACCCAGAAACCAACATGCTTGAGATCCAAGGTGACTCTTTCTACTGGGAAAATGAAGAGTGGAAGCAAGTACCTTGTCACTCTCGTATGCTTGAGTTTGACTTCCCGAACTGTGGCACTCACAAAGTGTACTCAATGGCGCACGATGAAGTTCGTTCTATGAAAGAGTTCATCCCAGCTAAGCGAATCGAATTCTGGATGGGCTTTGGTGATAAGTACCTAAACTACTTCAACTGCATGCGTGATATCGGCCTACTAAGTCCAGATCCATTAACATTACACGATGGTACTGTGGTTCAGCCTTTGCACGTTCTTAAAGCGCTACTGCCAGATCCAACGTCTCTTGCTCCGGGTTACACAGGCTTAACGTGTATCGGTACTTGGGTGCAAGGTAAGAAAGATGGTAAAGAGCGCAGTGTGTTTATCTACAATAACGCCGATCATGAAGTTGCTTACGCAGATGTAGAACACCAAGCGATCTCTTACACTACAGGTGTTCCGGCAATTACCGCTGCACTTCAGTTCTTCCGTGGCGAATGGGCTGATAAAGGTGTATTCAACATGGAACAGCTGAACCCAGACCCGTTCCTAGCAACCATGCCTGAAATTGGTCTAGATTGGCATGTTCAAGAGCTAGAGCCGAGGCAGGGTCTACCTCTAATCCATACTTTGAAGTAA
- the napF gene encoding ferredoxin-type protein NapF gives MSEQINSNRRGFLTRLSKPVKAAASYEEKSQRLHSRPPRAVDEVLFERLCDGCGLCEQACPNSVIEIQEGSALLNLDYNSCSICNKCSEACPTGALHPTVAPYIDLKPNFADSCNNYMQMDCHACQTACSAGAIKIEAGELPSVALDKCNGCGECRSACYIGSVTLSLTH, from the coding sequence ATGTCTGAGCAAATAAATTCAAATAGGCGTGGTTTTTTAACTCGGTTGTCTAAACCTGTTAAAGCCGCAGCCAGTTATGAAGAGAAATCACAGCGCTTACATTCTAGGCCACCACGAGCCGTTGATGAGGTGCTGTTTGAGCGTCTGTGTGACGGCTGTGGCTTGTGTGAGCAAGCGTGCCCAAATAGTGTCATTGAGATACAAGAGGGCAGTGCGCTGCTCAATTTGGATTACAACAGCTGTTCAATATGCAACAAATGCAGTGAAGCGTGTCCGACTGGTGCACTTCACCCTACGGTAGCGCCTTACATTGATTTAAAACCTAACTTTGCTGATAGCTGTAATAACTACATGCAAATGGATTGTCACGCCTGTCAGACTGCTTGTTCAGCGGGCGCGATAAAGATTGAAGCTGGTGAACTGCCTAGCGTCGCTTTAGATAAGTGTAATGGCTGTGGAGAGTGTAGAAGCGCTTGTTACATCGGTTCAGTGACGTTGAGTCTCACTCATTAA